Proteins encoded in a region of the Thermocaproicibacter melissae genome:
- a CDS encoding RING finger protein codes for MNFTGMKCPICEKPFSAGDDIVVCPQCGAPYHRECYKKVGQCIYTDRHGTPDAWHPPEHEESPQEETKRCPRCGAVNAKDALFCAHCGHSFSEVNTPPRDTSFPYQNQDRENQEQRYGWGIPPQNGYPPQNGNNIPPDYGFPFLFDPLGGVSPNEPIEGIPAGDIAKFVQGNTPYYLPVFMAISRFGRNRFNFSAFLLQGIWMLYRKMYWIGSIFTALQAVLFSAYIIVSRDYTAPLYQKLFALAGVTTNDYYSMTTAQQNALMNLIAQLSPLQKLVVISPMLFFLGQIAIMLISGILANRLYLKNCVTQIKKIQAETENPSDYSIRLQQEGGMNTVLATTLVLCFFLLIYIL; via the coding sequence ATGAATTTTACTGGGATGAAATGTCCCATCTGCGAAAAGCCTTTTTCTGCAGGTGATGATATTGTAGTCTGCCCACAGTGCGGAGCACCCTACCATAGGGAGTGCTACAAAAAAGTTGGGCAGTGTATTTATACCGACCGTCACGGAACGCCTGACGCATGGCATCCGCCGGAACACGAGGAGTCGCCTCAGGAGGAAACAAAGCGCTGCCCCCGCTGCGGTGCGGTCAACGCTAAAGATGCGCTTTTTTGTGCGCACTGCGGTCACTCCTTTTCCGAGGTAAATACACCTCCGAGGGATACCTCCTTTCCATATCAGAATCAGGACCGGGAAAATCAGGAGCAGAGGTACGGTTGGGGAATTCCGCCCCAGAACGGTTATCCGCCGCAGAATGGCAACAATATACCGCCAGACTATGGTTTTCCTTTTTTGTTCGACCCGCTGGGCGGCGTTTCCCCCAATGAACCGATAGAAGGAATTCCGGCCGGTGACATAGCAAAATTCGTTCAGGGCAACACACCGTATTACCTGCCGGTCTTTATGGCAATCAGCCGTTTCGGCAGAAACCGGTTTAACTTTTCGGCTTTCCTTCTCCAAGGAATCTGGATGCTTTACCGCAAAATGTATTGGATTGGCAGTATATTCACCGCTTTGCAGGCAGTGCTCTTTTCGGCATACATCATTGTTTCCAGGGATTACACTGCTCCGCTTTACCAGAAGCTCTTTGCTCTCGCCGGCGTCACAACCAACGATTATTACTCGATGACGACAGCTCAGCAAAACGCATTGATGAATCTAATTGCTCAGCTTTCCCCGCTTCAAAAGCTGGTTGTAATTTCACCGATGCTGTTCTTCTTGGGCCAGATTGCCATCATGCTGATCTCCGGCATCCTCGCCAATCGGCTATATCTGAAAAACTGCGTTACTCAAATCAAAAAAATCCAAGCGGAAACGGAAAATCCAAGTGACTATTCGATTCGTCTTCAACAGGAAGGCGGCATGAATACCGTGCTTGCCACTACGCTTGTATTATGCTTCTTCCTTCTTATTTACATTCTTTAA
- the galU gene encoding UTP--glucose-1-phosphate uridylyltransferase GalU produces MKVTKAVIPAAGLGTRVLPATKSMPKEMLPIVDKPAIQYIVEEAVRAGITDILIITNRGKGLIEDHFDRAPELESRLESGGLEKQKILDKIVDIAHMANIYFVRQKETRGLGHAVSKAKSFVGNEPFAVLYGDDVIIGEDPACGQLIRAYEEYGLCVVGVNKVSKEAITKYSSLKVEPLHDNIFRCTDMIEKPSPDKIMSLYSILGRCVLTPDIFDILENTEPGAGNEIQLTDAMRTLARRDGMIAVDFTGTRYDMGNKLGIMKAQVEVALNHPEIGNDFRAYLKEIAKTL; encoded by the coding sequence ATGAAAGTTACAAAAGCAGTCATTCCCGCGGCGGGACTCGGTACCCGCGTTCTGCCGGCAACAAAGTCCATGCCTAAGGAAATGCTTCCGATTGTGGACAAGCCTGCAATTCAATACATTGTAGAAGAAGCGGTCCGCGCTGGAATCACGGATATTCTGATTATTACGAACCGCGGCAAGGGATTGATTGAGGACCATTTTGACCGCGCTCCGGAACTAGAGTCCAGGCTGGAATCCGGTGGACTTGAAAAGCAGAAAATTCTCGATAAAATCGTTGACATAGCTCACATGGCCAACATCTATTTTGTCCGCCAAAAAGAGACACGCGGCCTCGGGCATGCCGTCAGCAAGGCAAAATCTTTTGTCGGCAACGAACCGTTTGCTGTGCTCTACGGCGACGACGTTATTATCGGAGAAGACCCTGCCTGCGGGCAGCTGATTCGCGCCTATGAAGAATACGGGCTCTGCGTCGTAGGTGTAAACAAGGTCTCAAAAGAGGCAATTACGAAATACAGTTCCCTGAAAGTTGAGCCCCTACACGACAACATTTTCCGCTGCACGGATATGATTGAAAAACCGTCACCGGACAAGATTATGTCGCTTTACTCCATTCTCGGGCGCTGTGTGCTGACTCCGGATATTTTTGATATTCTGGAAAACACGGAACCTGGTGCAGGCAATGAAATTCAGCTGACCGACGCCATGCGCACGCTTGCCCGCAGAGACGGTATGATTGCTGTGGACTTTACCGGCACCCGCTATGACATGGGCAATAAACTCGGCATCATGAAAGCGCAGGTTGAAGTCGCACTGAATCATCCTGAAATCGGGAATGACTTCCGAGCCTATCTGAAAGAAATTGCGAAAACACTTTGA
- the prfB gene encoding peptide chain release factor 2: MLQFEELKLSLQGLEPELRDLAEALGLDAMRKEIMELDQKATAPDFWDDMERSQKVLQRSSSLKNKIEKYEKLCSAYDDLLTLIELADEEGDLSLLPQAQEEFENFRKELESQRLTTLLTGEYDSKNAILTFHAGAGGTEAQDWAMMLYRMYNRWGERHGFTVKTLDLLEGEEAGIKSASILLEGENAYGFMKSEAGVHRLVRISPFDASGRRHTSFASLEVIPEIDDTIDVEIDPADIKMDVFRSSGAGGQKVNKTSSAVRLTHIPTGIVVSCQVERSQYQNREVAMRMLKSKLMEIKEREHLERIEDIKGVQKEIAWGSQIRSYVFMPYTLVKDHRTGYENGNIDAVMDGDLDGFINAYLKMQSQGEIKKQPQGA, from the coding sequence ATGCTTCAATTTGAAGAACTGAAACTCTCGCTCCAAGGGCTTGAGCCTGAGCTCAGAGACCTGGCGGAAGCGCTTGGTCTCGATGCCATGCGGAAAGAAATCATGGAGCTAGACCAGAAGGCAACAGCGCCGGATTTCTGGGATGACATGGAGCGGTCGCAGAAAGTACTGCAGCGTTCCAGTTCGTTAAAAAATAAAATCGAGAAATATGAGAAGCTGTGCAGTGCTTACGATGATCTTCTCACCCTGATTGAGCTTGCTGATGAGGAAGGCGATTTATCGCTTCTTCCGCAGGCCCAGGAAGAATTTGAAAATTTCCGCAAAGAGCTTGAAAGTCAGCGCTTGACAACTCTCCTTACGGGAGAATATGATTCCAAAAACGCCATTTTGACCTTTCACGCGGGCGCAGGCGGCACCGAAGCGCAGGATTGGGCCATGATGCTTTACCGCATGTACAACCGCTGGGGTGAACGCCATGGATTTACCGTAAAGACATTGGATTTGCTCGAAGGCGAAGAAGCGGGCATTAAGAGTGCAAGCATTCTTCTGGAAGGGGAGAATGCCTATGGGTTCATGAAGAGCGAGGCCGGCGTTCACCGTCTTGTTCGTATCTCTCCGTTCGATGCCTCGGGCCGTAGGCACACTTCCTTTGCTTCGCTGGAAGTTATACCAGAAATTGACGATACCATTGACGTGGAAATAGACCCGGCTGATATTAAAATGGATGTATTCCGTTCCAGTGGCGCCGGCGGCCAGAAGGTTAATAAGACGTCTTCGGCTGTTCGTCTGACGCATATCCCGACCGGAATCGTTGTTTCGTGTCAGGTGGAGCGCAGCCAATACCAGAACCGTGAAGTCGCTATGCGCATGCTGAAATCGAAATTGATGGAAATTAAGGAGCGCGAACATCTCGAGCGCATTGAAGACATCAAGGGCGTCCAGAAAGAAATTGCATGGGGCAGTCAAATTCGTTCTTATGTTTTCATGCCGTACACGTTGGTGAAAGACCACCGTACCGGCTACGAGAACGGCAACATTGATGCCGTCATGGACGGCGACTTGGACGGCTTCATCAACGCATACCTGAAAATGCAAAGTCAGGGAGAAATCAAAAAACAACCCCAGGGCGCTTAA
- the rpsF gene encoding 30S ribosomal protein S6: protein MPEVKNSYETVFILSTKLGEEGIAATVNKFKELIAAHGTIDNVDEWGKRRLAYPINKEEEGYYTLISFTSAPEFTAELDRVYNITDGVLRSLIVKKEKEAPSKPKAEEKKEA, encoded by the coding sequence ATGCCCGAAGTCAAAAATTCCTATGAAACAGTGTTTATCCTGTCCACGAAGCTCGGAGAAGAAGGCATTGCTGCCACAGTAAACAAGTTCAAAGAACTGATTGCTGCTCATGGCACGATTGACAATGTCGACGAGTGGGGCAAGCGCAGACTCGCCTATCCTATCAACAAAGAAGAAGAAGGCTACTACACGCTTATCAGTTTCACAAGTGCTCCGGAATTCACTGCAGAGCTTGACCGCGTCTATAACATCACAGACGGCGTTCTCCGTTCTCTGATTGTTAAGAAGGAGAAAGAAGCTCCCAGCAAGCCGAAAGCCGAAGAGAAAAAGGAAGCGTGA